Proteins from a genomic interval of Methanoplanus endosymbiosus:
- a CDS encoding ATP-binding protein — protein sequence MLLNAVVHQDYFKSNRQTQIKIFDDHIWFYNPMGPPKRITIKDLHSPHSSVPCNPLIVNMMCRANFIEFWGSGIERISKEFLEAGLPEPEFKEEMDGFSVYFRKNAKTTETVETGDAEVTDNVKPLINTRLSIQDIIMEKNLNERQIRAVEYVINNGEISNKIYRELNSVSSGTTKRELIELESMKILKQAGKGRTTTYRLNS from the coding sequence GTGCTGCTGAATGCTGTTGTTCACCAGGATTATTTTAAGTCCAACAGGCAGACACAGATCAAGATCTTTGATGATCACATCTGGTTTTACAATCCGATGGGACCGCCAAAGAGGATCACAATCAAGGATTTGCACAGCCCACATTCGTCTGTCCCCTGTAACCCACTCATTGTAAATATGATGTGCAGGGCAAATTTCATAGAATTCTGGGGTAGCGGCATAGAAAGAATATCAAAAGAATTTCTGGAGGCAGGACTGCCTGAGCCGGAATTTAAAGAGGAGATGGATGGTTTTTCGGTCTATTTCCGGAAGAATGCCAAAACAACAGAAACAGTTGAAACCGGCGATGCTGAAGTTACAGACAATGTCAAACCCCTAATAAACACTAGACTTTCAATTCAAGACATTATAATGGAGAAAAATCTCAATGAACGCCAGATAAGAGCAGTTGAGTATGTTATCAACAACGGGGAGATCTCAAATAAGATATATCGGGAACTGAATTCTGTTTCAAGCGGAACAACAAAGAGAGAACTCATCGAACTTGAATCAATGAAAATTCTAAAACAGGCCGGAAAAGGGAGAACAACAACCTACAGACTCAATTCCTGA
- a CDS encoding minichromosome maintenance protein MCM translates to MAEENSANVTDRVGDWTRFLKKHYKAELSEIAREFPHKRSVVIDYRKLEKWGKKGLSLADEILKNPGKVIGDVRDAIKNNNLIFTKDEEEKADEVNIRFIGLPKKIAAREIRAHHINTFISIEGIVRKVTEVRPRLTSAVFRCLTCGTMTPPYRQGYGKFQEPYRPCEQCERATKMELVPSLSKFLDVQKVRMQESPEGLRGGEQPETIDVDITDDLVAIAAPGDRIVINGILRSIQRVTHGNKSSLFDIYLEANSLEMSEKEFEEVAISEEDEEHIMELSRDPDLYYKFSHSIAPSIYGNDEVKEAISLILFGGIMKELPDGSHLRGDIHMLLVGDPGIAKSQMLRYVIRLSPRGIYTSGKSSTSAGLTATAVKDEFGDGRWTLEAGALVLADMGIAAVDEMDKMAKEDRSALHEAMEQQSISIAKAGITATLRSRCALLGAANPKMGRFDEFAPMAEQINMPPSLLSRFDLIFVMKDKPNNTLDRAIGEHILKAHEVGELIEHTKKEAIEGIDAEYIERALAPVTPDIDPILFRKYIAYSKRNCFPLLSKEAKEKLIDYYLNLRGFADDNKPVPVTARQLEALVRLSEASARIRLSKKIETEDAERVIRIVDRCLRDVAYDPDTGSFDIDKLVTGIPKQRRDIIREIKETIRNNADDNGYTRIEEVQEILQQKGHNKDDIRKRIDDLLRSGEAMEPRHGIIKLI, encoded by the coding sequence TTGGCAGAAGAGAATAGTGCAAATGTTACTGACAGGGTGGGAGACTGGACCCGATTTTTAAAGAAGCACTATAAGGCAGAACTGAGTGAGATTGCCAGAGAATTCCCGCATAAGAGATCGGTTGTAATTGACTACCGGAAGCTTGAGAAGTGGGGCAAGAAGGGTCTTTCACTTGCAGATGAGATCCTGAAAAACCCAGGCAAGGTAATAGGCGATGTCAGGGACGCGATAAAGAATAACAATCTGATCTTTACAAAGGACGAGGAAGAGAAGGCAGACGAGGTTAATATCCGGTTTATCGGCCTGCCTAAAAAAATAGCAGCCAGGGAAATAAGGGCGCACCACATCAACACATTCATCTCAATTGAGGGAATTGTCAGAAAGGTAACCGAGGTCAGACCTAGGCTGACATCTGCGGTGTTCAGGTGCCTTACCTGCGGAACTATGACACCCCCCTACAGGCAGGGCTATGGAAAGTTTCAGGAGCCGTACAGGCCGTGTGAACAGTGCGAGCGGGCGACAAAGATGGAGCTTGTCCCGTCCCTCTCCAAATTTCTGGATGTTCAGAAGGTCAGGATGCAGGAGTCGCCTGAGGGCCTCAGGGGCGGTGAGCAGCCTGAGACGATTGATGTTGACATCACAGATGATCTCGTTGCAATAGCAGCGCCGGGTGACCGTATAGTCATCAACGGGATATTAAGGTCAATTCAGCGTGTAACACACGGAAACAAGAGTTCTCTCTTTGACATCTACCTTGAGGCAAATTCCCTTGAGATGAGTGAGAAGGAATTTGAGGAGGTGGCAATCTCTGAGGAGGACGAAGAGCATATAATGGAGCTGAGCCGTGACCCGGATCTCTATTATAAGTTTTCACATTCAATTGCGCCATCAATTTACGGCAATGATGAGGTGAAGGAGGCAATATCACTCATTCTCTTTGGTGGAATCATGAAGGAACTTCCGGACGGGAGCCATCTTCGTGGCGATATTCATATGCTCCTTGTCGGAGATCCGGGTATTGCCAAGTCCCAGATGCTCCGTTATGTGATAAGGCTCTCGCCAAGGGGGATTTATACGAGCGGAAAGTCCTCCACCTCTGCCGGACTTACTGCAACAGCGGTTAAGGACGAATTTGGTGACGGCAGGTGGACACTTGAAGCAGGTGCACTCGTCCTTGCGGATATGGGTATAGCCGCAGTGGATGAGATGGATAAGATGGCGAAGGAGGACAGAAGCGCTCTGCACGAGGCGATGGAACAGCAGTCCATCTCCATAGCCAAGGCAGGAATTACGGCGACCTTAAGATCCCGGTGTGCACTGCTTGGTGCGGCAAACCCGAAGATGGGACGGTTTGATGAATTTGCACCTATGGCAGAGCAGATCAATATGCCGCCATCCCTGCTATCACGTTTTGATCTCATATTTGTTATGAAGGATAAGCCGAACAACACGCTTGACCGTGCAATCGGTGAGCATATACTCAAAGCCCACGAAGTTGGAGAGCTTATTGAGCATACCAAAAAAGAGGCGATTGAGGGTATAGATGCGGAGTATATCGAAAGGGCACTTGCACCTGTAACTCCGGATATTGATCCAATCCTCTTCAGGAAATATATCGCGTATTCCAAGAGAAACTGCTTCCCTCTGCTCTCAAAGGAAGCCAAGGAGAAGCTGATTGATTACTATCTCAACCTGAGAGGATTTGCGGATGACAACAAGCCTGTGCCTGTCACTGCAAGGCAGCTTGAAGCGCTTGTGAGGCTTTCTGAAGCCAGTGCAAGGATAAGGCTCTCCAAAAAGATTGAGACGGAGGATGCTGAGAGGGTTATCAGGATTGTTGACCGCTGCTTAAGGGATGTTGCATATGACCCCGATACCGGAAGTTTTGATATTGACAAGCTTGTCACAGGCATTCCAAAACAGCGTCGTGATATTATCCGGGAGATCAAGGAGACTATCAGAAACAATGCGGATGACAATGGATATACCCGCATTGAAGAGGTGCAGGAGATACTTCAGCAGAAGGGCCACAATAAGGATGATATAAGAAAGAGGATTGATGACCTCTTAAGAAGCGGAGAGGCGATGGAGCCGAGGCATGGCATCATTAAGCTGATCTGA
- a CDS encoding replication factor C small subunit, whose amino-acid sequence MDDSNTIWIEKYRPKKLDDVVGQKEIISRLKSYVKTKSLPHLLFTGTAGIGKTTSAVALAKEFYGEHWNVNFREMNASDERGIDVVRNQIKQFARTAPMGGAEFKILFLDEADALTNDAQAALRRTMENYARTCRFILSCNYSSKIIDPIQSRCAIYRFRPLDREAITEELMKIAEHEGLTLSEDAISAIIYVSAGDMRKAINALQGAAIIDPEIKEEMIFEITSTAKPDEILELLEIIIEADFDGAEHKLDELTIKRGIAPNELINQLYRTIVGHKSIGRELKLEMISHLGETDFRISEGSDPGIQMEALIARSVISARKCAGN is encoded by the coding sequence ATGGATGATTCAAATACAATCTGGATAGAGAAATACAGGCCCAAAAAACTTGACGATGTCGTTGGCCAGAAAGAGATAATATCACGCCTGAAATCCTACGTGAAAACAAAAAGCCTGCCCCACCTCCTCTTTACCGGGACAGCAGGGATAGGCAAGACCACATCTGCTGTGGCACTTGCAAAGGAGTTCTACGGGGAGCACTGGAATGTCAATTTCAGGGAGATGAATGCTTCGGATGAGAGGGGGATTGATGTTGTCAGAAATCAGATCAAGCAGTTTGCAAGGACAGCACCGATGGGAGGCGCGGAGTTTAAGATACTCTTCCTTGACGAGGCGGACGCACTGACAAACGATGCACAGGCGGCCCTCAGAAGGACAATGGAGAATTATGCGAGGACATGCCGCTTTATTCTCTCATGTAACTATTCATCCAAGATAATTGACCCGATACAGTCCCGGTGTGCAATATACCGTTTCAGGCCGCTCGACCGGGAAGCAATAACCGAAGAACTGATGAAGATCGCCGAGCATGAGGGTCTGACACTCTCAGAAGATGCGATAAGCGCGATAATTTATGTGTCAGCCGGAGATATGAGAAAGGCCATAAATGCGCTTCAGGGTGCAGCGATAATAGATCCGGAGATAAAAGAGGAGATGATCTTTGAGATCACCTCGACTGCAAAACCGGATGAGATTCTGGAGCTTTTAGAGATTATCATCGAAGCCGACTTTGATGGTGCAGAGCATAAGCTGGATGAACTCACAATAAAGAGGGGCATTGCACCAAACGAACTGATAAATCAGTTATACAGAACCATTGTCGGCCACAAATCAATAGGCCGTGAACTTAAGCTTGAGATGATCTCACATCTTGGTGAGACTGATTTCAGAATAAGTGAGGGATCAGATCCTGGTATTCAGATGGAAGCCCTCATTGCAAGGTCGGTAATAAGTGCACGAAAATGCGCCGGAAACTGA
- a CDS encoding TATA-box-binding protein, with protein sequence MAEKSYDSLKIENIVASGEIAKEMDLQSISENIENCELNTKRFPGAVLRITVPKIAALLFSSGKVVLTGIRNNEDLGKGLDIIIKSLKENGVDTFDVPNVKVTNIVCSYDMGKPVNLNRIVVTLNLENIEYEPEQFPGLVYRIEKPKIVALIFSSGKIILTGGKNMEDIKSGLDVLESKLDSIM encoded by the coding sequence ATGGCTGAGAAGAGTTACGACTCACTTAAGATTGAAAATATTGTTGCATCCGGAGAAATCGCAAAAGAGATGGATTTGCAGTCAATTTCAGAAAACATTGAAAATTGTGAGCTTAATACAAAGAGATTTCCAGGGGCTGTATTAAGGATAACTGTGCCTAAGATTGCGGCTCTTTTGTTCTCCTCCGGAAAAGTTGTTCTGACAGGGATAAGGAATAATGAAGACCTTGGAAAAGGGCTTGACATCATCATAAAATCGCTGAAAGAGAACGGAGTGGATACATTTGACGTGCCCAATGTCAAGGTTACAAACATTGTGTGCTCATATGACATGGGAAAGCCGGTAAACCTCAACAGAATCGTTGTTACGCTTAATCTTGAAAATATTGAGTATGAACCTGAACAGTTCCCGGGACTGGTTTACAGAATAGAAAAACCAAAGATTGTCGCGCTTATCTTCTCATCCGGAAAGATAATCCTGACCGGCGGAAAGAATATGGAGGATATAAAAAGCGGCCTTGATGTTCTTGAATCAAAACTTGACAGTATAATGTAA